Proteins from a genomic interval of Parvivirga hydrogeniphila:
- the crcB gene encoding fluoride efflux transporter CrcB, whose protein sequence is MRASDVLIVAAGGAIGAAARYAVGGWLADRFGPMFPWHTFVINITGAFLLGMLVALSVERGIVPQAWRLALGVGVLGGYTTFSTLSYESVALLSDGAYALGLANMFGSGMAGLVAAWLGLAAGRVI, encoded by the coding sequence ATGCGCGCAAGCGACGTGCTGATCGTCGCAGCGGGCGGCGCGATCGGCGCGGCGGCCCGATATGCTGTGGGCGGTTGGCTCGCCGACCGGTTCGGCCCCATGTTTCCCTGGCACACCTTCGTCATCAACATCACCGGCGCGTTCTTGCTCGGCATGCTCGTAGCGCTCTCCGTCGAGCGCGGCATCGTGCCGCAGGCGTGGCGTCTCGCGCTCGGCGTCGGAGTGCTCGGCGGTTACACGACCTTCTCGACGCTGTCGTACGAGAGCGTCGCGCTCCTGTCGGACGGTGCGTACGCTCTCGGACTCGCGAACATGTTCGGAAGCGGCATGGCCGGGCTCGTCGCTGCGTGGCTCGGTCTTGCAGCGGGACGCGTCATATAG
- a CDS encoding MFS transporter produces the protein MSDRRNAEAGASFAQVRALGLVSLLTDASSEAVYPVLPLFLTNVIGAPVAAIGLIESLAEATAAIAKVFSGRLSDRVGKRRPLVLIGYSLSNLVKPALALVPSWPWALALRVTDRLGKGVRTAPRDALIADYAPEAKRGEAFGLHRAMDTIGAAIGPLIAWAILALEPEGYRTVFLVSAVPGMLAILVALTMVRDRARQRAVEPDAATVSFHGLGRKFAAFAAISMVFALGNSSDAMLILRAQDLGAAPATVPLMYFVFNVVAASLARLFGRRSDRVGRRRVLVAGFAGYALVYAGFALARHAWAPWPLFFAYGVPYALTEGMARAFVVDLVPDEVRATAIGAYTFLLGLATLLSSTVAGILWDTVSHAAPFAFSAVLMAGSAAALARTRMLRAPGV, from the coding sequence GTGAGCGACCGGCGGAACGCTGAGGCGGGCGCGTCGTTCGCACAGGTCCGCGCCCTCGGGCTCGTCAGCTTGCTCACGGACGCCTCCTCGGAGGCCGTCTACCCCGTCTTGCCGCTCTTCTTGACGAACGTCATCGGAGCGCCGGTGGCCGCCATCGGTCTCATCGAGTCGCTCGCCGAGGCGACGGCGGCGATCGCCAAGGTGTTCTCCGGCCGCCTCTCCGACCGCGTCGGGAAGCGGCGGCCGCTCGTGCTGATCGGCTACTCGTTGTCGAACCTCGTCAAGCCGGCGCTCGCACTCGTGCCATCGTGGCCGTGGGCCCTCGCGCTGCGCGTCACCGACCGGCTCGGCAAAGGCGTCCGCACCGCGCCGCGCGACGCCCTCATCGCCGATTACGCGCCTGAAGCCAAACGCGGCGAGGCGTTCGGGCTGCACCGGGCGATGGACACCATCGGCGCTGCGATCGGCCCGCTCATCGCGTGGGCGATCCTTGCGCTCGAACCCGAGGGGTACCGCACGGTGTTCCTAGTCTCGGCGGTCCCGGGAATGCTCGCCATCCTCGTCGCGCTCACGATGGTGCGCGACCGTGCGCGCCAGCGGGCCGTCGAACCCGACGCTGCGACGGTATCCTTCCACGGCCTCGGGCGGAAGTTCGCGGCCTTCGCCGCGATCTCGATGGTCTTCGCGCTCGGCAACTCGTCTGACGCCATGCTGATCCTGCGCGCACAGGACCTCGGGGCTGCGCCCGCGACGGTGCCGCTCATGTACTTCGTCTTCAACGTCGTCGCTGCGTCGCTGGCACGCCTCTTCGGCCGGCGTTCCGACCGCGTCGGCAGACGTCGCGTGCTCGTCGCCGGGTTCGCTGGCTACGCGCTGGTGTACGCGGGGTTCGCGCTCGCTCGCCACGCGTGGGCGCCGTGGCCGCTGTTTTTCGCGTATGGTGTGCCGTATGCGCTGACCGAGGGGATGGCGCGCGCGTTCGTCGTCGACCTCGTGCCCGACGAGGTGCGAGCGACCGCCATCGGTGCCTACACTTTCCTGCTCGGACTCGCGACGCTGCTGTCGAGCACCGTCGCCGGCATCCTGTGGGACACCGTCTCGCACGCCGCACCGTTCGCGTTCTCCGCGGTCCTCATGGCAGGCTCGGCCGCTGCGCTCGCACGCACGCGAATGTTGCGCGCGCCGGGGGTATGA
- the larE gene encoding ATP-dependent sacrificial sulfur transferase LarE — translation MLALKHENLCNRLRNLGSALVAYSGGVDSTLVAFVAHAVLGDRALAVLATSDVHTASEIAAARETARALGFRLLEVDTYEMSDPRFIENTPDRCYYCKSEMFGLLRHVADAHDIAWVLDGTNADDVSDNRPGRRAAEEYGVISPLLEVGLHKDEVRELSRMLDLPTWDKPSMACLATRFPYGTPITEDGLARVMQAEHALRELGLRQFRVRSHGDVARIEVDPPEMEHAWRLRYEIAAAIKRAGFAFATQDLEGYRPGGASHLSDGCVEDAASTLTADA, via the coding sequence GTGCTCGCGCTCAAGCACGAGAACCTCTGCAACAGGCTGCGCAACTTGGGCAGCGCGCTTGTCGCCTACTCCGGAGGCGTGGACTCCACGCTGGTCGCGTTCGTCGCGCACGCGGTGCTCGGCGACCGGGCGCTCGCCGTTCTTGCCACCTCCGACGTGCACACCGCGTCCGAGATCGCGGCCGCACGCGAGACGGCGCGCGCGCTGGGGTTCCGCCTCCTCGAGGTCGACACCTACGAGATGTCCGACCCGCGGTTCATCGAGAACACCCCCGACCGCTGCTACTACTGCAAGTCCGAGATGTTCGGGCTCCTTCGGCACGTGGCTGACGCGCACGACATCGCGTGGGTGCTCGACGGCACGAACGCCGACGACGTCTCGGACAACCGCCCCGGACGGCGCGCGGCAGAAGAGTACGGTGTCATCAGCCCGCTTCTGGAGGTCGGTCTGCACAAAGACGAGGTGCGTGAGCTCTCGCGCATGCTTGACCTGCCGACCTGGGACAAGCCCTCCATGGCGTGCCTCGCCACGCGGTTCCCGTACGGAACGCCCATCACCGAAGACGGTCTTGCTCGCGTCATGCAGGCGGAACATGCCCTGCGCGAGCTCGGGCTGCGGCAGTTCCGCGTGCGTTCGCACGGCGATGTCGCACGCATCGAGGTGGACCCGCCCGAGATGGAGCACGCCTGGCGGCTGCGCTACGAGATCGCTGCGGCGATCAAGCGCGCAGGCTTCGCGTTCGCGACGCAGGACCTCGAAGGCTATCGCCCGGGAGGCGCCTCGCACCTCTCCGACGGCTGCGTGGAGGACGCCGCCTCGACGCTCACGGCCGACGCCTAG
- the uvrB gene encoding excinuclease ABC subunit UvrB, which translates to MPEFQVVSEYEPAGDQPKAIAQLAEGVRSGMRDQTLLGVTGSGKTFTMAKVIEAVRKPTLVLAPNKTLAAQLASEIRDLMPRNAVVYFVSYYDYYQPEAYVPTTDTYIEKDASINEEVEKLRHAATAALLSRRDVVVVASVSCIYGIGSPEDYAGMAVFLERGRPYDRDRLIRDLIGIQYDRNDYEAARGTFRVRGDVVDIFPPYAENLVRVEFFGDEVESIAEVEPLTGEVVEQLESLPVWPATHYVTRPERVQEAVDSIRDELRARLAELKAQGKLLEAQRLEMRTSYDLEMLETMGFCSGIENYSRHLDGRKPGEPPHTLIDYFPKDFLCIIDESHVTVPQLHGMHEGDRSRKITLVEHGFRLPSALDNRPLTFQEFRDRVPQTIFVSATPGDFELRVSEQVVEQIIRPTGLVDPKVVVRPTRGQIDDLMEEIRKRVERDERVLVTTLTKKMAEDLTEYLAEHGVKVRYLHADIGTLERVEILRDLRAGVIDVVVGINLLREGLDLPEVSLVAILDADKEGFLRNHRSLIQTIGRAARNVSGEVILYADTVTDSMRTAIDETERRRALQLAYNAEHGIEPQTIRKAIHDIAQYVRETEAGLEPSVEVARDLTALPREEIARIMATMEEEMHAAAEALDFETAARLRDQVVKLRAEIEATSADEVLARLKRGARRGSAHGVKKRRR; encoded by the coding sequence ATGCCCGAGTTCCAGGTGGTCTCCGAGTACGAGCCCGCGGGCGACCAGCCCAAGGCGATCGCGCAGCTCGCCGAGGGCGTGCGAAGCGGCATGCGGGACCAGACGCTGCTCGGTGTGACCGGCTCGGGCAAGACCTTCACCATGGCGAAGGTGATCGAGGCGGTGAGGAAGCCCACGCTCGTGCTCGCGCCCAACAAGACGCTCGCGGCGCAGTTGGCCTCGGAGATCCGCGACCTCATGCCGCGAAACGCCGTCGTGTACTTCGTCTCGTACTACGACTACTACCAGCCCGAAGCGTACGTTCCGACGACCGACACCTACATCGAGAAGGACGCCTCGATCAACGAAGAGGTCGAGAAGCTCAGGCACGCGGCCACCGCCGCGCTGCTCTCGCGTCGAGACGTCGTGGTGGTGGCGAGCGTCTCGTGCATCTACGGCATCGGCTCGCCGGAAGACTACGCCGGCATGGCGGTCTTCCTCGAGCGGGGCAGGCCGTACGACCGCGACCGGCTCATCCGCGACCTCATCGGCATCCAGTACGACCGCAACGACTACGAAGCGGCGCGCGGGACCTTCCGGGTGCGCGGCGACGTGGTCGACATCTTCCCGCCGTACGCGGAGAACCTCGTCAGAGTGGAGTTCTTCGGTGACGAGGTGGAGTCGATCGCCGAGGTCGAGCCGCTCACCGGCGAGGTCGTCGAGCAGCTCGAGTCGCTGCCTGTGTGGCCGGCCACGCACTACGTGACCCGCCCGGAGCGCGTCCAGGAGGCCGTGGACTCCATCCGCGACGAGCTCCGCGCGCGGCTGGCCGAGCTGAAGGCGCAGGGCAAGCTGCTGGAGGCCCAGCGGCTCGAGATGCGCACCTCGTACGACCTCGAGATGCTCGAGACCATGGGGTTCTGCAGCGGCATCGAGAACTACTCGCGGCACCTCGACGGCCGCAAACCGGGCGAGCCGCCGCACACGCTCATCGACTACTTCCCGAAGGACTTCTTGTGCATCATCGACGAGTCCCACGTCACGGTGCCGCAGCTCCACGGCATGCACGAGGGCGACCGTTCGCGCAAGATCACGCTCGTCGAGCACGGCTTCCGTCTGCCGAGCGCGCTCGACAATCGGCCGCTCACCTTCCAGGAGTTCCGCGACCGAGTGCCGCAGACCATCTTCGTCTCGGCCACGCCTGGGGACTTCGAGCTTCGCGTGAGCGAGCAGGTCGTCGAGCAGATCATCCGACCGACCGGCCTGGTGGATCCGAAGGTCGTGGTGCGCCCGACGCGAGGGCAGATCGACGACTTGATGGAGGAGATCCGCAAGCGCGTGGAGCGCGACGAGCGCGTGCTCGTCACCACGCTCACCAAGAAGATGGCGGAGGACCTCACGGAGTACCTCGCCGAGCACGGCGTGAAGGTGCGGTACCTGCACGCCGACATCGGCACGCTGGAACGCGTGGAGATTCTGCGCGACCTGCGCGCAGGCGTGATCGACGTCGTCGTCGGCATCAACCTGTTGCGCGAGGGGCTCGACCTGCCTGAGGTCTCGCTGGTGGCGATCCTGGACGCCGACAAGGAAGGGTTCCTCCGGAACCACCGGTCGCTCATCCAGACGATCGGCCGCGCGGCCCGCAACGTCTCGGGCGAGGTCATCCTCTACGCCGACACGGTCACGGACTCGATGCGCACCGCCATCGACGAGACCGAGCGCCGGCGCGCGCTGCAGCTGGCCTACAACGCCGAGCACGGCATCGAGCCGCAGACGATCCGCAAGGCCATCCACGATATCGCTCAGTACGTGCGCGAGACCGAGGCAGGGCTCGAGCCGTCCGTGGAGGTGGCGCGCGACCTGACTGCGCTTCCACGCGAGGAGATCGCGCGCATCATGGCCACGATGGAGGAGGAGATGCACGCCGCCGCCGAGGCCCTCGACTTCGAGACCGCGGCGCGGTTGCGAGACCAGGTCGTCAAGCTGCGCGCAGAGATCGAGGCGACGAGCGCGGACGAGGTGCTCGCGCGCCTCAAGCGCGGCGCCCGGCGCGGCTCGGCGCACGGCGTCAAGAAGCGGCGTCGGTGA
- a CDS encoding DUF190 domain-containing protein, producing the protein MHIEGDAKRVTIYVGESDRWHGRPLHDAILELLRREGCAGATVLRGIAGFGRTSRIHTASILRLSQDLPMLIEWVDEPQRVARVLPMLDEMIEGGMVTIEDVHVLRYVSRKEVSAQ; encoded by the coding sequence ATGCATATCGAAGGCGATGCCAAACGCGTGACGATCTACGTCGGCGAGAGCGACCGCTGGCACGGGCGACCGCTGCACGACGCCATCTTGGAGCTCCTTCGCCGTGAGGGCTGCGCCGGCGCGACCGTCCTGCGCGGCATTGCCGGATTCGGCAGGACGAGCCGCATCCACACCGCCAGTATCCTTCGCCTCTCGCAGGACCTGCCGATGCTCATCGAATGGGTCGACGAACCCCAGCGGGTGGCGAGGGTCCTGCCGATGCTCGACGAGATGATCGAAGGCGGGATGGTCACCATCGAGGACGTGCACGTGCTCCGCTACGTGTCGCGCAAGGAGGTCTCCGCTCAGTGA
- a CDS encoding ABC1 kinase family protein — translation MSSRARQIAGVVLRHQARALARSAFGLAGRARLRAASARAWREAFEELGPAFIKLGQLISVRPDEFSDEIVAQMQAMQDAVPALPAAAIREVVRSEFGRDADELWDCFEDEPVASASIAQVHRARLKRAYRPVWGGELPAGARVAVKVIRPGAAEAIRADVAVARRLAEAVVRRGLVRRIDPVALLDEFAASVERELDLRVEGRFADRFAFDFRDDPVVQAPRIVWPLTARRVLTMEFIEGWRLTEVDRALAEGVDFYGLAVHGAEAFMRQVFVYGRYHADLHPANVFVTPENRIAYLDFGIVGYLTPQERYHITQVMAALVYRDPDRALTHSAELGVHVPPEKVQTVRRELGELLDALARPGEGTNETSSFAHFGYGFLRLLGRHGIEIPSGYGMLIKSLATVEGCSRMLYPEIDIIATAQPFTTRVLAKALADPAVLRERMPEAVRAALRVLVS, via the coding sequence GTGAGCTCGCGGGCCCGGCAGATCGCGGGGGTGGTCCTCCGGCACCAGGCCCGTGCCCTGGCGCGCAGCGCCTTCGGCCTCGCGGGGCGCGCCCGGTTGCGAGCGGCCTCAGCGCGCGCGTGGCGCGAGGCGTTCGAGGAGCTGGGGCCGGCATTCATCAAGCTCGGGCAGCTCATCTCGGTCAGGCCCGACGAGTTCTCCGACGAGATCGTCGCTCAGATGCAGGCGATGCAAGACGCGGTGCCTGCGCTGCCCGCCGCCGCGATCCGGGAGGTGGTGCGCTCGGAGTTCGGGCGGGACGCCGATGAGCTCTGGGACTGCTTCGAGGACGAGCCGGTCGCGTCCGCGTCGATCGCGCAGGTGCACCGAGCGCGGCTCAAGCGCGCGTATCGGCCCGTCTGGGGCGGGGAGCTTCCCGCCGGCGCGCGCGTGGCGGTCAAAGTCATCCGGCCGGGAGCGGCCGAGGCCATCCGGGCGGACGTGGCGGTCGCGCGGCGTCTCGCCGAAGCGGTGGTGCGCCGCGGGCTCGTCAGGCGGATCGACCCCGTTGCGCTGCTCGACGAGTTCGCGGCAAGCGTCGAGCGCGAGCTCGATCTGCGCGTGGAGGGGAGGTTCGCCGACCGGTTCGCCTTCGACTTCCGCGACGATCCTGTCGTGCAGGCGCCGCGGATCGTGTGGCCTCTCACCGCGCGGCGCGTGCTCACGATGGAGTTCATCGAGGGGTGGCGGCTCACCGAAGTGGACCGCGCGCTCGCCGAAGGGGTCGACTTCTACGGGCTGGCCGTGCACGGCGCTGAGGCGTTCATGCGGCAGGTGTTCGTGTACGGCCGCTACCACGCGGACCTGCACCCCGCCAACGTCTTCGTCACGCCTGAGAACCGTATCGCGTACCTCGACTTCGGCATCGTCGGCTACCTCACGCCTCAGGAGCGCTACCACATCACGCAGGTGATGGCCGCCCTCGTGTACCGCGACCCGGACCGCGCGCTCACGCATTCGGCCGAGCTCGGCGTGCACGTGCCGCCCGAGAAGGTCCAGACGGTACGGCGCGAGCTGGGAGAGCTCCTCGACGCGCTGGCACGTCCCGGTGAAGGCACCAACGAGACGAGCAGCTTCGCGCACTTCGGCTACGGTTTCTTGCGGCTGCTCGGTCGTCACGGGATCGAGATACCGAGCGGGTACGGCATGCTCATCAAGTCGCTCGCGACGGTCGAGGGATGCTCGCGGATGCTCTACCCGGAGATCGACATCATCGCCACCGCTCAGCCGTTCACCACGCGCGTGCTTGCGAAAGCGCTCGCCGACCCGGCGGTGCTGCGCGAACGCATGCCGGAAGCGGTCAGAGCGGCGCTGCGGGTCCTCGTATCCTAG